A section of the Streptomyces xinghaiensis S187 genome encodes:
- a CDS encoding ABC transporter substrate-binding protein: MTASPTRRTAARRSRTAAVGAIAVAGALLLTACGDQTDGADGGDTGDKKTKGSEAPLFDQLPKEIQDKGVVKVGSDIAYAPVEFYDDKDQVAGIDPDLAEALGKQLGVEFEFANGTFDGLITGLNSGRHDIIMSAMTDTKERQEGKDGDKKVGDGADFVDYFRAGSSILVKKGNPEDIKSLDDLCGKTVALQRGTANEDLAKAQSEKCDKPIKVLAFEKDTEALLQVKQGRAVADINDFPVAAYNAKTSGGGKDFEVVGEQIDAAPYGIAVSKKNTELRDAIKAAVDAVIENGEYEKILEKWEVTNGAVEEATVNGGK, from the coding sequence ATGACCGCTTCCCCCACCCGCCGTACGGCCGCCCGCAGGTCACGGACAGCCGCCGTCGGCGCGATAGCGGTCGCCGGCGCCCTGCTGCTGACCGCCTGCGGCGACCAGACCGACGGTGCGGACGGCGGCGACACGGGCGACAAGAAGACCAAGGGATCCGAGGCCCCGCTCTTCGACCAGCTCCCCAAGGAGATCCAGGACAAGGGCGTCGTCAAGGTCGGCTCGGACATCGCCTACGCGCCGGTCGAGTTCTACGACGACAAGGACCAGGTCGCGGGGATCGACCCGGACCTCGCCGAGGCGCTCGGCAAGCAGCTCGGCGTCGAGTTCGAGTTCGCCAACGGCACCTTCGACGGCCTGATCACCGGTCTCAACTCGGGCCGCCACGACATCATCATGTCGGCGATGACGGACACCAAGGAGCGCCAGGAGGGCAAGGACGGCGACAAGAAGGTCGGCGACGGCGCCGACTTCGTCGACTACTTCCGGGCCGGCTCCTCCATCCTCGTCAAGAAGGGCAACCCGGAGGACATCAAGTCCCTGGACGACCTCTGCGGCAAGACCGTGGCCCTCCAGCGCGGCACGGCCAACGAGGACCTCGCCAAGGCGCAGAGCGAGAAGTGCGACAAGCCGATCAAGGTGCTCGCCTTCGAGAAGGACACCGAGGCGCTGCTGCAGGTCAAGCAGGGCCGCGCCGTCGCGGACATCAATGACTTCCCGGTGGCCGCGTACAACGCCAAGACCTCCGGCGGCGGCAAGGACTTCGAGGTCGTCGGCGAGCAGATCGACGCCGCCCCGTACGGCATCGCCGTGAGCAAGAAGAACACCGAGCTGCGCGACGCGATCAAGGCCGCCGTCGACGCCGTCATCGAGAACGGCGAGTACGAGAAGATCCTGGAGAAGTGGGAAGTCACCAACGGCGCGGTGGAAGAGGCGACCGTCAACGGCGGCAAGTGA
- a CDS encoding PadR family transcriptional regulator has protein sequence MPPVFAHGRLRLYLLKLLDEAPRHGYEVIRLLEERFQGLYAPSAGTVYPRLAKLESEGLVSHATEGGRKVYTLTEAGRDELTARQAELADLEREIRESVAVLAAEIREDVRGSASELRREMRAAAERARTARTSGTARAHRGEYGSGPAEPGAPGDGGARRRAQEETRRAKERQAHRAAQESRRAERKARRAGGPARDAQDAVVEEIQRLARRLQDQTQEHIRTGDWQRAVREGFAEITREVNRFSGGPGGRTGAGPGPETSTETSTDTGMAPETGTAPGTAPPEPEWAREAPEPSGDPVRDLERLLDRFRDDIRDAARDHGVTEEQLREARRHLSTAAARIGVVLRDPDRP, from the coding sequence ATGCCCCCCGTCTTCGCCCACGGCCGGCTCCGCCTCTACCTGCTCAAGCTGCTGGACGAGGCACCGCGCCACGGCTACGAGGTGATCCGGCTCCTGGAGGAGCGCTTCCAGGGCCTCTACGCGCCGTCCGCCGGCACCGTCTACCCGCGCCTCGCCAAACTGGAGAGCGAGGGCCTGGTCAGCCACGCCACCGAGGGCGGCCGCAAGGTCTACACCCTCACCGAGGCCGGACGGGACGAACTCACCGCGCGCCAGGCAGAATTGGCGGATCTGGAGCGCGAGATCCGGGAGTCCGTCGCGGTCCTGGCCGCCGAGATCCGCGAGGACGTGCGCGGCTCCGCCAGCGAGCTGCGCCGCGAGATGCGCGCGGCGGCCGAGCGGGCCCGCACGGCCCGCACCTCCGGCACCGCCCGCGCGCACCGCGGCGAGTACGGCAGCGGCCCCGCGGAGCCCGGCGCTCCCGGCGACGGGGGCGCCCGGCGGCGGGCCCAGGAGGAAACCCGCCGCGCCAAGGAACGTCAGGCGCACCGCGCCGCGCAGGAGAGCCGCCGCGCCGAGCGGAAGGCCCGGCGGGCCGGCGGGCCGGCCCGGGACGCCCAGGACGCCGTCGTGGAGGAGATCCAGCGGCTCGCCCGCCGCCTCCAGGACCAGACGCAGGAGCACATCCGCACCGGCGACTGGCAGCGCGCGGTGCGGGAGGGTTTCGCGGAGATCACCCGCGAGGTCAACCGCTTCTCGGGCGGCCCCGGCGGCCGGACGGGCGCCGGCCCGGGCCCGGAGACGAGCACAGAGACGAGCACGGACACCGGTATGGCTCCGGAGACCGGCACCGCGCCCGGCACCGCCCCGCCCGAGCCCGAGTGGGCGCGGGAGGCCCCGGAGCCCTCCGGGGACCCCGTACGCGACCTGGAGCGGCTGCTGGACCGCTTCCGCGACGACATCCGCGACGCGGCCCGCGACCACGGCGTGACGGAGGAACAGCTCCGGGAGGCCCGCCGCCACCTCTCCACGGCGGCCGCCCGCATCGGAGTCGTACTGCGCGACCCCGACCGCCCCTGA
- a CDS encoding DUF6104 family protein, with translation MYFTDRGIEELENRRGEEEVPLSWVAERLREFVDLNPDFEVPVDRLATWLARLDDEDDE, from the coding sequence TTGTATTTCACCGACCGCGGTATCGAGGAGCTGGAGAACCGGCGCGGCGAGGAGGAGGTCCCGCTGTCCTGGGTGGCCGAGCGGCTCCGGGAGTTCGTCGACCTCAACCCGGACTTCGAGGTGCCGGTGGACCGCCTGGCCACCTGGCTGGCCCGCCTCGACGACGAGGACGACGAGTAG
- a CDS encoding DUF4097 family beta strand repeat-containing protein, giving the protein MPARSQWSVTEARKFVLDAPVTAVHVRVVGGNVNIVGTEGCGPARLHIDELHGPPLTVVHEDSTLTIAYDDLPWQGFLQWLDRKGRDREVTVSVTVPAGSRVKVGTVGAGTVVSGVSGGTDLRGVSGDSTLAGLSGRVRAETVSGRVEAQAVTGDLRFNSVSGDLTVIEGSGRSVRADTVSGNMVIDLATAGWESDVRLNTVSGEVAVRLPRRADTTVEAHTAGGAVSCAFEDLDIDGHWGAKKISGRLGDGGGRLRVTSVTGAIALLRRPPGAEEDPVPARVRPPRRGPGTDPRGGPGNTAGASEEAPGPDAADTTDSADTTDPAGSAHTADDKKVL; this is encoded by the coding sequence ATGCCAGCCCGGTCCCAGTGGTCCGTCACCGAGGCGCGCAAGTTCGTCCTCGACGCACCCGTCACCGCCGTCCACGTCCGCGTGGTGGGCGGCAACGTCAACATCGTGGGAACGGAGGGCTGCGGCCCGGCCCGGCTCCACATCGACGAGCTGCACGGGCCACCGCTCACCGTCGTCCACGAGGACTCCACCCTGACCATCGCCTACGACGACCTGCCCTGGCAGGGCTTCCTCCAGTGGCTCGACCGCAAGGGCCGGGACCGCGAGGTCACCGTCTCGGTGACCGTCCCGGCCGGCAGCCGGGTCAAGGTCGGCACGGTCGGTGCGGGCACCGTCGTCTCCGGGGTCTCCGGCGGTACGGATCTCCGGGGCGTCTCCGGGGACAGCACCCTCGCCGGGCTGAGCGGCCGGGTCCGCGCCGAGACCGTCTCCGGCCGGGTCGAGGCGCAGGCCGTCACCGGCGATCTGCGCTTCAACTCGGTCTCCGGCGACCTCACCGTCATCGAGGGCTCCGGCCGCTCCGTACGCGCCGACACGGTCAGCGGCAACATGGTCATCGACCTCGCCACCGCCGGCTGGGAGTCGGACGTCCGGCTGAACACCGTCTCCGGCGAGGTCGCCGTCCGGCTCCCGCGGCGCGCCGACACCACGGTCGAGGCGCACACCGCGGGCGGAGCCGTCTCCTGCGCCTTCGAGGATCTCGACATCGACGGCCACTGGGGCGCCAAGAAGATCAGCGGCCGGCTCGGGGACGGCGGCGGCAGGCTGAGGGTCACCAGTGTCACCGGCGCCATAGCGCTGCTCCGCCGCCCTCCGGGGGCCGAGGAGGACCCGGTCCCGGCCCGGGTCCGGCCGCCCCGTCGCGGCCCGGGAACGGACCCGCGCGGCGGGCCGGGGAACACGGCCGGCGCCTCGGAGGAGGCACCCGGTCCGGACGCGGCGGACACCACGGACTCCGCGGACACCACGGACCCCGCGGGCTCGGCGCACACCGCGGACGACAAGAAGGTGCTCTGA
- a CDS encoding amino acid ABC transporter ATP-binding protein, whose protein sequence is MSTAVSKHPMVKAEQVHKSFGHTHVLKGIDLEVAPREVFCLVGPSGSGKSTFLRCINHLEQINAGRLYVDGRLVGYRQKGDKLYELKEREVAAQRRDIGMVFQRFNLFPHMTALENVMEAPVQVKRESKAVARERARKLLDRVGLGDKTGNYPSQLSGGQQQRVAIARALAMEPKLMLFDEPTSALDPELVGEVLDVMRGLAEEGMTMVVVTHEMGFAREVGDSIVFMDDGVVVESGNPRDVLTNPQHERTKSFLSKVL, encoded by the coding sequence ATGAGCACCGCCGTGAGCAAGCACCCGATGGTCAAGGCCGAGCAGGTGCACAAGTCCTTCGGGCACACCCATGTGCTCAAGGGCATCGACCTGGAGGTGGCGCCGCGCGAGGTCTTCTGCCTGGTCGGCCCGTCCGGCTCCGGCAAGTCCACCTTCCTGCGCTGCATCAACCACCTGGAGCAGATCAACGCGGGCCGGCTCTACGTCGACGGGCGGCTGGTCGGCTACCGCCAGAAGGGCGACAAGCTCTACGAGCTGAAGGAGCGCGAGGTCGCCGCCCAGCGCCGCGACATCGGCATGGTCTTCCAGCGCTTCAACCTCTTCCCGCACATGACGGCGCTGGAGAACGTCATGGAGGCGCCCGTCCAGGTCAAGCGGGAGTCCAAGGCGGTCGCCCGCGAGCGGGCGCGGAAGCTCCTCGACCGGGTCGGGCTGGGCGACAAGACCGGCAACTACCCCTCCCAGCTCTCCGGCGGCCAGCAGCAGCGGGTGGCGATCGCCCGGGCCCTGGCCATGGAGCCCAAGCTGATGCTCTTCGACGAGCCGACCTCGGCGCTCGACCCGGAGCTGGTCGGCGAGGTCCTCGACGTCATGCGGGGACTGGCCGAGGAGGGCATGACGATGGTCGTCGTCACCCATGAGATGGGCTTCGCCCGCGAGGTGGGTGACTCGATCGTCTTCATGGACGACGGTGTGGTGGTCGAGTCCGGCAACCCGCGCGACGTCCTGACCAACCCGCAGCACGAGCGCACCAAGTCCTTCCTCTCCAAGGTGCTCTGA
- a CDS encoding zinc-binding dehydrogenase, translating into MFAAYAARIDRDQPLNGLEVGERPAPTARSGWTTVNVRAASLNHHDLWSLRGVGLGEEALPMILGCDAAGTDEDGNEVVIHSVIGQSGHGVGPKEPRSILTERYQGTFAEQVTVPAWNVLPKPKELSFEEAACLPTAWLTAYRMLFTNAGVRPGDAVLVQGAGGGVATAAIVLGRAAGLRVYATSRDEAKRRRAVELGAYEAYEPGARLPERVDAVMETVGAATWSHSVKSLKPGGTLVISGATSGPNPKSAELNRIFFLELKVVGSTMGSKDELEDLLSFCAGAGVRPVIDSVLPLDRAREGFEKMAGGDLFGKIVLTV; encoded by the coding sequence ATGTTCGCCGCCTACGCAGCTCGTATCGACCGTGACCAGCCGCTCAACGGACTGGAAGTGGGTGAGCGCCCCGCGCCCACGGCCCGTTCCGGCTGGACGACCGTCAACGTCAGGGCCGCCTCGCTCAACCACCACGACCTGTGGTCCCTGCGCGGTGTCGGTCTCGGTGAGGAAGCGCTCCCCATGATCCTCGGCTGCGACGCGGCCGGGACCGACGAGGACGGCAACGAGGTGGTGATCCACTCCGTCATCGGCCAGAGCGGCCACGGGGTGGGCCCCAAGGAGCCGCGCTCCATCCTCACCGAGCGCTACCAGGGCACCTTCGCCGAGCAGGTCACCGTCCCCGCCTGGAACGTGCTGCCCAAGCCGAAGGAGCTCAGCTTCGAGGAGGCGGCCTGTCTGCCGACCGCCTGGCTGACCGCGTACCGGATGCTCTTCACCAACGCCGGTGTCCGGCCCGGGGACGCGGTCCTCGTCCAGGGCGCCGGCGGCGGCGTGGCCACGGCCGCGATCGTCCTCGGCCGGGCGGCCGGGCTGCGGGTGTACGCCACCAGCCGGGACGAGGCCAAGCGGCGGCGGGCGGTGGAGCTGGGCGCCTACGAGGCGTACGAGCCCGGCGCGCGGCTGCCGGAGCGGGTGGACGCGGTGATGGAGACGGTGGGCGCCGCCACCTGGTCGCACTCCGTCAAGTCGCTGAAGCCGGGCGGCACTCTGGTGATCTCCGGGGCGACCAGCGGGCCGAACCCGAAGAGCGCCGAGCTGAACCGGATCTTCTTCCTGGAGCTCAAGGTCGTCGGCTCCACGATGGGCAGCAAGGACGAGCTGGAGGACCTGCTCAGCTTCTGCGCCGGCGCGGGCGTGCGGCCCGTGATCGACTCCGTGCTGCCGCTGGACCGGGCGCGGGAGGGCTTCGAGAAGATGGCGGGCGGCGACCTCTTCGGCAAGATCGTGCTCACGGTGTGA
- a CDS encoding NAD(P)-dependent malic enzyme yields the protein MAAEIVNPRSDSETDGEEPFDPAFALHRGGKMAVRATVPVRDRDDLSLAYTPGVAKVCSAIAEQPELVYDYTWKSQVVAVVTDGSAVLGLGDIGPAASLPVMEGKAILFKQFGGVDAVPIALDCRDVDEIVDTVVRLAPSFGGINLEDISAPRCFEVERRLQERLDIPVFHDDQHGTAIVTLAALRNAAKLTGRSLGQLRAVISGAGAAGVAIAKILIEAGIGDVAVCDRKGIVSADRDDLTDVKRDVAGFTNKAGLTGSLESALDGADVFIGVSGGTVAEAAVSKMAANAMIFAMANPDPEIHPDVAHKYAAVVATGRSDYPNQINNVLAFPGIFSGALQVRATRITEGMKLAAAEALAAVVADELSADCVIPSPFDERVAPAVTAAVAAAARAEGVARR from the coding sequence GTGGCAGCGGAGATCGTGAATCCTCGCAGCGACAGCGAAACGGACGGTGAAGAGCCCTTCGATCCGGCCTTCGCCCTGCACCGCGGCGGCAAGATGGCCGTCCGGGCGACGGTGCCCGTGCGCGACCGGGACGATCTGTCCCTCGCCTACACGCCCGGCGTCGCCAAGGTGTGCAGCGCCATCGCCGAGCAGCCGGAGCTGGTGTACGACTACACCTGGAAGTCGCAGGTCGTGGCGGTCGTCACCGACGGCAGCGCGGTGCTCGGGCTCGGCGACATCGGCCCGGCGGCCTCGCTGCCCGTGATGGAGGGCAAGGCCATCCTGTTCAAGCAGTTCGGCGGCGTGGACGCGGTGCCCATCGCCCTGGACTGCCGCGACGTGGACGAGATCGTCGACACCGTCGTCCGGCTGGCCCCCTCCTTCGGCGGGATCAACCTGGAGGACATCTCCGCACCCCGCTGCTTCGAGGTGGAGCGCAGGCTCCAGGAGCGCCTGGACATCCCCGTCTTCCACGACGACCAGCACGGCACGGCCATCGTCACCCTCGCCGCCCTGCGCAACGCCGCGAAGCTCACCGGCCGGTCGCTCGGGCAGCTGCGGGCGGTCATCTCCGGCGCCGGCGCCGCGGGTGTCGCCATCGCGAAGATCCTCATCGAGGCGGGGATCGGCGATGTGGCGGTCTGCGACCGCAAGGGCATCGTGTCGGCGGACCGCGACGACCTGACCGACGTCAAGCGGGACGTCGCCGGCTTCACCAACAAGGCGGGGCTGACCGGTTCGCTGGAGTCCGCGCTCGACGGCGCGGACGTCTTCATCGGGGTCTCCGGCGGCACCGTGGCGGAGGCGGCGGTCTCCAAGATGGCCGCGAACGCCATGATCTTCGCCATGGCCAACCCGGACCCGGAGATCCACCCGGACGTCGCGCACAAGTACGCGGCCGTGGTGGCCACCGGGCGCTCCGACTACCCGAACCAGATCAACAACGTCCTGGCCTTCCCCGGGATCTTCTCCGGCGCCCTCCAGGTGCGGGCCACGCGGATCACCGAGGGCATGAAGCTCGCGGCGGCCGAGGCGCTGGCCGCGGTGGTCGCGGACGAGCTCAGCGCCGACTGCGTGATCCCCTCGCCGTTCGACGAGCGGGTCGCCCCCGCCGTGACGGCGGCGGTGGCCGCGGCGGCCCGGGCCGAGGGCGTCGCCCGGCGCTGA
- a CDS encoding GNAT family N-acetyltransferase, whose product MSLIPTAAPTPGIRRAGADDRTWVASLLGEAFMEDPVSSWVFPEAEQRRALHPAFFGVFLDAALEEGSVEVTDDGSAAALWLSVPAVAEADVPAAIAEDEKAAALMRAVSDPANERTEAVGRLTARVHPRHREHRYLMLIGVDPGRQGQGIGSALLGPALRHCDSAGLPAYLEASSARSRSLYEREGFVFTGRTVDLPDGPPMWPMWREPRG is encoded by the coding sequence ATGTCATTGATCCCCACCGCCGCACCGACCCCGGGCATACGGCGCGCCGGAGCGGACGACCGCACCTGGGTCGCCTCCCTCCTGGGCGAGGCGTTCATGGAGGACCCGGTCAGCAGCTGGGTCTTCCCGGAGGCGGAGCAGCGCCGCGCGCTCCACCCGGCCTTCTTCGGCGTCTTCCTCGACGCCGCCCTGGAGGAGGGCTCGGTGGAGGTCACCGACGACGGCTCGGCGGCCGCCCTCTGGCTGTCCGTCCCGGCCGTGGCCGAGGCGGACGTCCCGGCCGCGATCGCGGAGGACGAGAAGGCCGCCGCCCTCATGCGCGCGGTGAGCGACCCCGCCAACGAGCGGACGGAGGCGGTCGGCCGGCTGACCGCACGGGTGCACCCCCGGCACCGGGAGCACCGGTATCTGATGCTCATCGGGGTCGACCCCGGCCGGCAGGGACAGGGGATCGGCAGCGCGCTCCTGGGGCCCGCGCTGCGGCACTGCGACAGCGCGGGCCTGCCCGCCTATCTGGAGGCCAGCAGCGCCCGCAGCCGCTCGCTGTACGAGCGCGAGGGCTTCGTCTTCACCGGCCGGACCGTCGACCTGCCGGACGGCCCCCCGATGTGGCCCATGTGGCGCGAGCCGCGCGGCTGA
- a CDS encoding ABC transporter permease subunit — MSEPHDKVPGRAVSISKDDTAGPGSGGPATTGSPVPPAAVKAIPVRHYGRWISAAIVLGLLVLLGLAFANAEIHWPTVPDYLTYGTILTGAWNTLKITVLAMLLGVVLGTLLAVMRLSKNPVMSSVAWGYIWFFRGTPVLVQLLLWYNLALVFPILDLGFYRDEMNDVMTPFLAALLGLGLNEAAYMAEISRAGIQSVDEGQTEAAHALGMTGPRTMRRIVLPQAMRVIIPPTGNEFINMLKTSSLAFAIQFPELLKAASTIYSRNLAVMELLIVATLWYLALTTVFSIGQYYLERYFQRGSTRTLPPTPLQKIRKNLGSFRTPSRVGGTTV; from the coding sequence GTGTCAGAACCCCATGACAAGGTGCCGGGCCGGGCGGTGTCGATATCCAAGGACGACACCGCCGGGCCCGGCTCCGGCGGACCGGCCACCACCGGTTCCCCGGTCCCGCCCGCGGCCGTCAAGGCCATCCCGGTACGCCACTACGGCCGCTGGATCAGCGCCGCGATCGTGCTGGGTCTGCTCGTGCTGCTGGGCCTGGCGTTCGCGAACGCCGAGATCCACTGGCCCACGGTCCCCGACTACCTCACTTACGGGACCATCCTCACGGGCGCCTGGAACACCCTGAAGATCACCGTCCTGGCGATGCTCCTGGGCGTCGTGCTCGGCACGCTCCTCGCGGTGATGCGCCTGTCGAAGAACCCCGTGATGTCCTCCGTCGCCTGGGGCTACATCTGGTTCTTCCGCGGCACGCCCGTCCTCGTCCAGCTCCTGCTCTGGTACAACCTCGCGCTGGTCTTCCCGATCCTGGACCTCGGTTTCTACCGCGACGAGATGAACGACGTCATGACGCCGTTCCTCGCCGCGCTGCTGGGCCTGGGCCTGAACGAGGCCGCGTACATGGCCGAGATCAGCCGGGCGGGCATCCAGTCGGTGGACGAGGGCCAGACCGAGGCGGCCCACGCCCTCGGCATGACCGGCCCCCGCACGATGCGGCGGATCGTCCTGCCGCAGGCCATGCGGGTGATCATTCCGCCGACCGGCAACGAGTTCATCAACATGCTCAAGACCTCGTCGCTGGCGTTCGCCATCCAGTTCCCGGAGCTGCTCAAGGCGGCCAGCACGATCTACTCCCGCAACCTCGCGGTGATGGAACTGCTGATCGTCGCCACCCTGTGGTACCTGGCCCTGACCACGGTCTTCAGCATCGGCCAGTACTACCTGGAGCGGTACTTCCAGCGCGGGTCGACCCGCACCCTGCCGCCCACGCCGCTGCAGAAGATCAGGAAGAACCTGGGCTCCTTCCGCACTCCGAGCCGGGTGGGGGGTACCACCGTATGA
- the sodX gene encoding nickel-type superoxide dismutase maturation protease, which produces MPDAGRRRGYEHGREPAPGPGPEPVDAGGRGPLLPYGLAEVVGPSMLPALRPGDRLVVRYGAPVRPGDVVVLRHPMQQDLLIVKRAAERREGGWWMLGDNPAAESDSREFGVVPDGLVLARARLRLRPPRMVRAQRSPAALVSWMVSAVRPVPSSRRSAGPVRALSRRLRAR; this is translated from the coding sequence ATGCCTGATGCCGGTCGGCGGCGGGGATACGAACACGGGCGCGAGCCTGCGCCGGGGCCCGGGCCCGAGCCGGTGGACGCCGGGGGGCGCGGGCCGCTGCTGCCGTACGGGCTGGCCGAGGTCGTCGGCCCGTCGATGCTGCCGGCCCTGCGGCCGGGCGACCGGCTGGTCGTGCGCTACGGGGCGCCGGTGCGGCCGGGGGACGTGGTGGTGCTGCGCCACCCGATGCAGCAGGACCTGCTGATCGTGAAGCGGGCGGCGGAGCGGCGGGAGGGCGGCTGGTGGATGCTCGGCGACAATCCGGCCGCCGAGAGCGACAGCCGCGAGTTCGGGGTGGTCCCCGACGGACTGGTGCTGGCGCGGGCCCGGTTGCGGCTCCGTCCGCCGCGCATGGTGCGGGCTCAGCGGTCGCCGGCGGCGCTGGTGTCGTGGATGGTCTCGGCCGTGCGGCCGGTGCCGTCCTCGCGGCGGTCGGCCGGGCCGGTGCGTGCGCTCTCCAGGCGTTTGCGGGCCCGGTAG
- a CDS encoding CGNR zinc finger domain-containing protein, giving the protein MELASYSDFAVRLVNTEEPGRGRDGLTSVEAVRALFGPGRQTARRVNEADVTRLRSVRSRFRAVFEAAEADDEALAVGLLNALLLEFPVSPQISGHALRDADGRPDWHLHIADHAANATANYAATAAMGLAFHLTGHGADRLGICRAAPCRNAYLDTSTNRSRRYCSDRCATRANVAAYRARKRLESARTGPADRREDGTGRTAETIHDTSAAGDR; this is encoded by the coding sequence GTGGAACTGGCCTCCTACTCGGACTTCGCGGTGCGCCTGGTCAACACCGAGGAACCGGGCCGCGGCAGGGACGGGCTCACCTCCGTCGAGGCGGTGCGCGCCCTGTTCGGCCCCGGCCGGCAGACGGCGCGCCGCGTGAACGAGGCGGACGTCACCCGGCTCCGGTCGGTACGGTCCCGGTTCCGCGCCGTCTTCGAGGCGGCGGAGGCCGACGACGAGGCCCTGGCGGTGGGGCTCCTCAACGCCCTGCTGCTGGAGTTCCCGGTCAGCCCGCAGATCTCCGGACACGCCCTGCGCGACGCGGACGGCCGCCCCGACTGGCACCTGCACATCGCCGACCACGCGGCCAACGCCACCGCCAACTACGCCGCCACGGCCGCCATGGGCCTGGCCTTCCACCTCACCGGGCACGGCGCGGACCGGCTGGGCATCTGCCGGGCCGCGCCCTGCCGCAACGCCTATCTGGACACCTCGACCAACCGCTCCCGCCGGTACTGCTCGGACCGCTGCGCGACCCGCGCGAACGTGGCCGCCTACCGGGCCCGCAAACGCCTGGAGAGCGCACGCACCGGCCCGGCCGACCGCCGCGAGGACGGCACCGGCCGCACGGCCGAGACCATCCACGACACCAGCGCCGCCGGCGACCGCTGA
- the sodN gene encoding superoxide dismutase, Ni, with protein MLSRLFAPTVKVSAHCDLPCGVYDPAQARVEAESVKAIQEKYQANDDAHYRTRATVIKEERAELAKHHISVLWSDYFKPPHFEKYPQLHQLVNDALKAASAAKASTDPATGQKLLDLIAEIDKIFWETKKA; from the coding sequence ATGCTTTCCCGCCTGTTCGCCCCGACGGTCAAGGTCAGCGCCCACTGCGACCTGCCCTGCGGCGTGTACGACCCGGCCCAGGCCCGCGTCGAGGCCGAGTCCGTCAAGGCCATCCAGGAGAAGTACCAGGCCAACGACGACGCCCACTACCGCACCCGCGCCACCGTCATCAAGGAGGAGCGCGCGGAGCTCGCCAAGCACCACATCTCCGTGCTGTGGAGCGACTACTTCAAGCCGCCGCACTTCGAGAAGTACCCGCAGCTCCACCAGCTGGTGAACGACGCCCTCAAGGCCGCGAGCGCCGCCAAGGCCTCGACGGACCCGGCGACCGGCCAGAAGCTGCTCGACCTCATCGCCGAGATCGACAAGATCTTCTGGGAGACCAAGAAGGCCTGA
- a CDS encoding STAS domain-containing protein: MATYRTGGCTVVELRGEMDIAAALDTAPHLDRATATAEPRLVIDLSPVTFLDASGLSLLCRVHRRVHAQGGRLALVCDRPGLLRILGITGLDHRFRPVPTLAEALRRHGARA, from the coding sequence ATGGCCACCTACCGGACGGGCGGCTGCACGGTCGTCGAGCTCCGCGGCGAGATGGACATCGCCGCGGCCCTCGACACCGCCCCGCACCTCGACCGGGCCACCGCCACGGCCGAGCCCCGGCTCGTCATCGACCTCAGCCCGGTCACCTTCCTCGACGCCTCCGGGCTGAGCCTGCTGTGCCGCGTCCACCGCCGCGTCCACGCCCAGGGCGGACGCCTCGCCCTGGTCTGCGACCGGCCCGGCCTGCTGCGCATCCTGGGCATCACCGGCCTCGACCACCGCTTCCGTCCCGTCCCCACGCTCGCCGAGGCGCTGCGCCGCCACGGTGCCCGCGCCTGA